The following are encoded together in the Nocardioides thalensis genome:
- the glmM gene encoding phosphoglucosamine mutase → MTRIFGTDGVRGLANGKLTAELALDLGVAAARVLVEHEEYGEGRPRPLAVVGRDTRISGQFLEHAVVAGLASAGVDVLRLRVLPTPGVAYFTDALGADVGVVISASHNPMPDNGIKFLARGGVKLDDALEREIEEHVGQEWDRPTGGSVGRVTPYGPTSEEYAAHLVSTIEKPLHGLKVVLDCAHGAASEVGPKALADAGATVIAIGADPDGLNINDGYGSTHLEQLQAAVREHDADAGFAVDGDADRCLAVDHTGEVVDGDQIMAVLALAMHETGHLVDGTLVATVMSNLGLLRAMADAGVTVRQTAVGDRYVLDDMRAGGYTLGGEQSGHVILREHATTGDGLLTALHVMQRMVVTGKSLRELAGVMTRFPQVLVNVPGVDKDRCDDPALLAAVAEAEADLGDTGRILLRPSGTEPVVRVMVEAATADKAQGVADDLADVVRERLAL, encoded by the coding sequence GTGACCCGCATCTTCGGTACCGACGGCGTCCGCGGCCTGGCCAACGGCAAGCTCACCGCGGAGCTCGCGCTCGACCTCGGCGTGGCGGCCGCCCGCGTGCTCGTCGAGCACGAGGAGTACGGCGAGGGCCGGCCCCGGCCGTTGGCCGTCGTCGGCCGGGACACCCGGATCTCGGGGCAGTTCCTCGAGCACGCCGTGGTCGCGGGGCTCGCCTCGGCGGGGGTCGACGTGCTGCGGCTGCGTGTCCTGCCGACTCCGGGTGTCGCGTACTTCACCGACGCCCTCGGCGCCGACGTAGGGGTGGTCATCAGCGCCTCCCACAACCCGATGCCTGACAACGGCATCAAGTTCCTCGCCCGCGGCGGCGTGAAGCTCGACGACGCGCTCGAGCGCGAGATCGAGGAGCACGTCGGGCAGGAGTGGGACCGGCCGACCGGCGGCTCGGTGGGCCGCGTCACGCCGTACGGCCCGACCAGCGAGGAGTACGCCGCGCACCTCGTCTCCACCATCGAGAAGCCGCTGCACGGGCTCAAGGTGGTGCTCGACTGTGCCCACGGCGCCGCCAGCGAGGTCGGGCCGAAGGCGCTGGCCGACGCCGGCGCGACCGTGATCGCGATCGGCGCGGATCCCGACGGCCTCAACATCAACGACGGCTACGGCTCGACCCACCTCGAGCAGCTCCAGGCGGCGGTCCGCGAGCACGACGCCGACGCGGGCTTCGCCGTCGACGGCGACGCCGACCGGTGCCTGGCGGTCGACCACACCGGCGAGGTCGTCGACGGCGACCAGATCATGGCCGTGCTCGCGCTCGCGATGCACGAGACCGGCCACCTCGTCGACGGCACCCTCGTCGCGACCGTGATGAGCAACCTCGGCCTGCTGCGCGCGATGGCCGACGCGGGCGTGACCGTGCGCCAGACCGCGGTCGGCGACCGCTACGTCCTCGACGACATGCGCGCCGGCGGCTACACGCTGGGCGGCGAGCAGTCCGGCCACGTGATCCTGCGCGAGCACGCGACGACCGGCGACGGCCTGCTGACCGCGCTCCACGTGATGCAGCGGATGGTGGTCACCGGGAAGTCGCTGCGCGAGCTGGCCGGCGTGATGACCCGTTTTCCCCAGGTGCTCGTCAACGTCCCCGGTGTCGACAAGGACCGCTGCGACGACCCGGCGCTGCTGGCGGCGGTGGCCGAGGCCGAGGCCGACCTCGGCGACACCGGCCGCATCCTGCTGCGCCCGTCGGGCACCGAGCCGGTCGTGCGGGTGATGGTCGAGGCCGCGACGGCCGACAAGGCGCAGGGCGTCGCCGACGACCTCGCCGACGTGGTGCGGGAGCGCCTGGCGTTGTGA
- the rpsI gene encoding 30S ribosomal protein S9: MSTVSENTTEVEETYETDEQGVAYSSESAPSADTPARPATIAPGAATGRRKEAVARVRIVPGNGTWTINGRTLESYFPNKLHQQVVNEPFAALGLEGRFDVIARIHGGGITGQAGALRLGVARALNGVDVEANRPTLKKAGLLTRDARATERKKAGLKKARKAPQYSKR, translated from the coding sequence ATTTCCACCGTGTCTGAGAACACCACCGAGGTCGAGGAGACCTACGAGACCGACGAGCAGGGCGTTGCCTACTCCAGCGAGAGCGCCCCGTCCGCCGACACCCCGGCCCGCCCGGCCACCATCGCCCCCGGCGCGGCCACCGGCCGCCGCAAGGAGGCCGTCGCCCGCGTCCGCATCGTCCCGGGCAACGGCACCTGGACCATCAACGGCCGCACGCTCGAGTCGTACTTCCCCAACAAGCTGCACCAGCAGGTCGTCAACGAGCCGTTCGCGGCTCTCGGCCTCGAGGGCCGCTTCGACGTGATCGCCCGCATCCACGGCGGCGGCATCACTGGCCAGGCCGGCGCGCTGCGCCTGGGCGTGGCCCGTGCGCTCAACGGCGTCGACGTCGAGGCCAACCGCCCGACCCTGAAGAAGGCCGGTCTGCTCACCCGCGACGCGCGGGCCACCGAGCGCAAGAAGGCCGGTCTCAAGAAGGCCCGTAAGGCCCCGCAGTACTCCAAGCGCTGA
- the rplM gene encoding 50S ribosomal protein L13, translated as MRTYAPKPGDVERQWLVIDATDIVLGRLAVTAANLLRGKHKPIFAPNADTGDYVIVINAEKVALSGNKRTNKLVYRHSGYPGGLTATPIGEVLDKDARKAIEKAVWGMLPKNRLGRQVIKKLKVYNGPTHPHQAQKAVPFEISKISQ; from the coding sequence ATGCGTACGTATGCCCCGAAGCCCGGCGACGTCGAGCGCCAGTGGCTCGTGATCGACGCGACCGACATCGTCCTCGGTCGCCTCGCCGTCACCGCCGCCAACCTCCTGCGCGGCAAGCACAAGCCGATCTTCGCGCCCAACGCGGACACCGGTGACTACGTCATCGTGATCAACGCGGAGAAGGTCGCGCTGTCCGGCAACAAGCGGACCAACAAGCTCGTCTACCGCCACTCCGGCTACCCGGGTGGTCTCACCGCCACCCCGATCGGCGAGGTCCTCGACAAGGACGCGCGCAAGGCGATCGAGAAGGCCGTCTGGGGCATGCTGCCGAAGAACCGTCTCGGCCGGCAGGTCATCAAGAAGCTCAAGGTCTACAACGGCCCCACGCACCCGCACCAGGCCCAGAAGGCCGTTCCGTTCGAGATCTCCAAGATCTCCCAGTGA
- a CDS encoding bile acid:sodium symporter: MDSALVSVALPAALAIVMFGLGLSLTVDDFRRIGRAPRPVAIALGAQVVALPLVCFGLVELLDLEPMLAVGMMLLAASPGGTTANLFSHLFRGDVALNITLTAVNSLIAVVTLPLVVNLAVGWFDPPGADDIGLQFAKSAQVFAIVLVPVAIGMLVRRRSPAFAARADKPVRIASAVVLALVIVGALVAERDNLADYLADIGVAAVVFCAISLTLGYFLPRLFGVEQRQAVASAFEVGIHNSTLAIAVAVSVLDREALAVPAAIYGVLMFPIALLAGFAFRRRTGAEEPVAG; the protein is encoded by the coding sequence GTGGACTCTGCTCTGGTGTCGGTCGCGCTGCCGGCCGCGCTCGCGATCGTCATGTTCGGGCTCGGCCTCTCGCTCACCGTCGACGACTTCCGCCGGATCGGGAGGGCGCCCCGCCCGGTGGCGATCGCCCTCGGCGCCCAGGTCGTGGCGCTGCCCCTCGTCTGCTTCGGGCTGGTCGAGCTCCTCGACCTCGAGCCGATGCTCGCGGTCGGGATGATGCTGCTGGCGGCGTCGCCCGGCGGCACGACCGCCAACCTGTTCAGCCACCTGTTCCGCGGCGACGTGGCCCTCAACATCACCCTCACCGCGGTCAACTCGCTGATCGCCGTCGTCACGCTGCCGCTCGTGGTCAACCTCGCGGTGGGGTGGTTCGACCCGCCCGGCGCCGACGACATCGGCTTGCAGTTCGCCAAGTCGGCCCAGGTGTTCGCCATCGTGCTCGTGCCGGTGGCGATCGGGATGCTGGTCCGACGCCGGTCCCCTGCCTTCGCCGCGCGCGCCGACAAGCCGGTGCGGATCGCCTCCGCCGTGGTGCTCGCCCTCGTGATCGTGGGCGCCCTGGTCGCCGAGCGGGACAACCTCGCTGACTACCTGGCCGACATCGGCGTCGCGGCGGTGGTCTTCTGCGCGATCAGCCTGACCCTCGGCTACTTCCTCCCCCGGCTGTTCGGCGTCGAGCAGAGGCAGGCGGTGGCGTCGGCTTTCGAGGTCGGCATCCACAACAGCACGCTCGCGATCGCGGTCGCCGTCAGCGTGCTCGACCGGGAGGCGCTGGCGGTCCCGGCCGCGATCTACGGGGTGCTGATGTTCCCGATCGCGCTGCTCGCTGGCTTCGCATTTCGCCGTCGAACGGGTGCCGAGGAGCCGGTCGCCGGGTGA
- a CDS encoding citrate synthase, with translation MTDSLTVRDNRTGAEYEIPIVDGTIRATDLGQIKTADDQPGLATYDPGFLNTASTRSAVTFIDGEKGILEYRGYPIEQLAEDSTFLEVAYLLIHGELPTQEQYEQWVHEITYHTFVHENVKDFMHGFRYDAHPMGMLMASVGALSTFYPESRNISDQDNRHIQIVRMIAKMPTLGAWSFRHAQGKPYVYPDNDLSYTENFLSMLFKMSEVKYDPDPRLAKALDVLFILHADHEQNASTNAVRSVGSTQVDPYSSVAAGVGALFGPLHGGANEAVLRMLRRIGSVDKIPEFIEGVKNGDERLMGFGHRVYKNYDPRAKIIKQQAMNVFEVTGTNPLLDIALELEKIALEDEYFVKRKLYPNVDFYSGLIYEALQFPPEMFTVLFAIGRTPGWLAQWQELVTDKEQKIARPKQIYTGDRTLEFVHREKRWA, from the coding sequence GTGACTGACTCTCTCACCGTACGCGACAACCGCACCGGCGCGGAGTACGAGATCCCGATCGTCGACGGCACCATCCGTGCGACTGACCTGGGTCAGATCAAGACGGCCGATGACCAGCCCGGCCTTGCGACGTACGACCCCGGATTCCTCAACACCGCCTCGACCCGCTCCGCCGTCACCTTCATCGACGGCGAGAAGGGCATCCTGGAGTACCGGGGCTACCCGATCGAGCAGCTGGCCGAGGACTCCACGTTCCTCGAGGTGGCCTACCTGCTCATCCACGGCGAGCTGCCCACCCAGGAGCAGTACGAGCAGTGGGTGCACGAGATCACCTACCACACGTTCGTGCACGAGAACGTCAAGGACTTCATGCACGGCTTCCGCTACGACGCTCACCCGATGGGGATGCTGATGGCGTCGGTCGGCGCGCTGTCGACGTTCTACCCGGAGTCGCGCAACATCTCCGACCAGGACAACCGGCACATCCAGATCGTCCGGATGATCGCGAAGATGCCGACCCTCGGCGCCTGGTCGTTCCGGCACGCGCAGGGCAAGCCGTACGTCTATCCCGACAACGACCTGTCCTACACCGAGAACTTCCTCTCGATGCTCTTCAAGATGAGCGAGGTCAAGTACGACCCCGACCCGCGCCTCGCGAAGGCCCTCGACGTGCTGTTCATCCTGCACGCCGACCACGAGCAGAACGCCTCGACCAACGCCGTCCGCTCCGTCGGCTCGACCCAGGTCGACCCGTACTCCTCCGTCGCCGCCGGCGTCGGCGCCCTCTTCGGCCCGCTGCACGGCGGTGCCAACGAGGCCGTCCTGCGGATGCTGCGCCGCATCGGCTCGGTCGACAAGATCCCCGAGTTCATCGAGGGCGTGAAGAACGGCGACGAACGGCTGATGGGCTTCGGCCACCGCGTGTACAAGAACTACGACCCGCGCGCGAAGATCATCAAGCAGCAGGCGATGAACGTCTTCGAGGTGACCGGCACCAACCCGCTCCTCGACATCGCGCTGGAGCTGGAGAAGATCGCGCTCGAGGACGAGTACTTCGTCAAGCGCAAGCTCTACCCCAACGTCGACTTCTACTCGGGCCTCATCTACGAGGCACTACAGTTCCCGCCGGAGATGTTCACCGTGCTGTTCGCGATCGGCCGGACGCCCGGCTGGCTCGCGCAGTGGCAGGAGCTCGTCACCGACAAGGAGCAGAAGATCGCCCGCCCGAAGCAGATCTACACCGGTGACCGGACCCTGGAGTTCGTGCACCGCGAGAAGCGCTGGGCCTGA
- a CDS encoding pyridoxamine 5'-phosphate oxidase family protein, which produces MSESAATTSLVDHGHDLLAANAYLVLGTVGADGAPWTTPVYFAADGLLDYYWVSSRESQHSRNLAVQRQVSLAVFDSTVPAYHGRCLYAADEATELAGDDLEHGLRVYPGPPGRGGTALTHAEVTGDAPWRLYRARASAAWVLCPREPRQPCPLHGRAEDHRERIA; this is translated from the coding sequence ATGAGTGAATCCGCAGCCACGACCTCGCTCGTCGACCACGGCCACGACCTGCTAGCCGCGAACGCCTACCTCGTTCTCGGCACGGTCGGCGCCGACGGCGCCCCGTGGACGACGCCGGTCTACTTCGCCGCCGACGGCCTGCTCGACTACTACTGGGTGTCGTCCCGCGAGTCCCAACACTCGCGCAACCTCGCGGTGCAGCGGCAGGTCAGCCTGGCGGTGTTCGACTCGACGGTGCCGGCGTACCACGGTCGCTGCCTGTACGCCGCTGACGAGGCGACCGAGCTCGCGGGCGACGACCTCGAGCACGGGCTGCGGGTCTACCCCGGCCCGCCGGGTCGGGGCGGGACGGCGTTGACGCACGCCGAGGTCACCGGCGACGCGCCGTGGCGGCTCTACCGTGCACGGGCCTCCGCCGCGTGGGTGCTGTGCCCGCGCGAGCCGCGGCAGCCGTGTCCGCTGCACGGCCGGGCGGAGGACCACCGCGAGCGGATCGCCTGA
- a CDS encoding GNAT family N-acetyltransferase: MLVRRETPDDIDAIRAVTAAAFRSAAHSAPPVDDSGEPGEATLVSWLRADPGWIPELSLVAVDGETVVGHVVCTRAYVDDRPALGLGPVSVLPDQQSSGVGSALMHAVLGAADAMDESLVGLLGEPAYYRRFGFVPASTIGIAAPDPAWGDYFQARTLTAYDGTTGSFRYAQPFDRLSP, translated from the coding sequence GTGCTGGTGCGACGCGAGACCCCCGACGACATCGACGCGATCCGCGCGGTCACGGCCGCTGCCTTCCGCAGCGCCGCCCACAGCGCGCCGCCGGTCGACGACAGCGGGGAGCCCGGCGAGGCCACCCTGGTCTCGTGGCTGCGCGCCGACCCCGGCTGGATCCCCGAGCTGTCGCTGGTCGCGGTCGATGGCGAGACCGTCGTCGGCCACGTCGTCTGCACCCGCGCGTACGTCGACGACCGGCCCGCCCTCGGCCTGGGGCCGGTGAGCGTGCTCCCCGACCAGCAGTCCTCCGGTGTCGGCTCGGCGCTGATGCACGCGGTGCTCGGCGCGGCCGACGCGATGGACGAGAGCCTCGTGGGCCTCCTCGGCGAACCCGCGTACTACCGCCGGTTCGGGTTCGTCCCGGCATCGACGATCGGCATCGCTGCGCCGGACCCGGCGTGGGGCGACTACTTCCAGGCGCGCACGCTCACGGCGTACGACGGGACGACCGGGAGCTTCCGCTATGCCCAGCCGTTCGACCGGCTGAGCCCCTAG